A single region of the Vicia villosa cultivar HV-30 ecotype Madison, WI linkage group LG4, Vvil1.0, whole genome shotgun sequence genome encodes:
- the LOC131595156 gene encoding uncharacterized protein LOC131595156 isoform X2, which translates to MGVGSSSTPTLLTELASPEAKVTGIFTYPIKSCRGISLPRAPLTPFGFPWDRQWVVVNSKGRARTQRVEPKLALVEVELPPEVFLEHWKPTTDSVMAGMEPGMVKAPGMEPLKVCLNKQQYEVVDDIGLWEWTGPAWDEGAEASKWFSDYLGSPCRLVRFNTASEVRNVDPPYVEGQQRIFFSDGYPFLLASQESLDALNKFLEEQIPMNRFRPNILVEGCEPYAEDLWRDIKISRFSYQCVKLCARCKIPQVNQETAIYGTEPTETLMKVRSGHVLRPNQNNKNKVYFGQKTVWNWKDSSAKGGGNMLKMGDSVYIIKKYPSLAEAAA; encoded by the exons ATGGGTGTAGGATCATCTTCAACACCAACTCTTCTAACAGAATTAGCATCACCTGAAGCTAAAGTTACAGGCATTTTCACCTATCCAATTAAGTCATGCCGTGGCATTTCTCTTCCTCGCGCTCCTCTCACTCCTTTTG GATTTCCTTGGGATCGACAATGGGTAGTTGTGAACTCGAAAGGGAGAGCACGCACGCAAAGAGTTGAACCAAAGCTTGCTTTGGTTGAAGTTGAACTTCCACCTGAGGTTTTTCTTGAACACTGGAAACCTACCACTGATTCCGTCATGG CTGGAATGGAACCTGGAATGGTGAAAGCACCTGGAATGGAACCTCTCAAAGTTTGTTTGAACAAACAGCAGTATGAAGTAGTAGATGATATTGGTTTGTGGGAATGGACTGGCCCTGCCTGGGATGAGGGAGCTGAAGCATCGAAGTGGTTCTCGGATTATCTAGGAAGTCCTTGTAGACTGGTTCGCTTCAATACTG CTTCAGAAGTTAGAAATGTAGACCCTCCTTATGTAGAGGGACAGCAACGGATCTTCTTCAGTGATGGTTATCCTTTCTTACTCGCATCTCAG GAATCCTTGGATGCACTAAACAAGTTTCTAGAGGAACAGATACCTATGAATCGTTTCAGACCCAA TATCCTTGTTGAAGGCTGTGAACCATATGCTGAAGACTTGTGGAGAGATATCAAGATAAGCAGGTTTTCGTATCAGTGTGTCAAGCTGTGTGCCCGTTGTAAG ATACCACAAGTCAATCAAGAGACAGCAATATATGGTACTGAACCGACGGAAACTCTCATGAAAGTTAGGTCTGGCCATGTATTGAGACcaaatcaaaataacaaaaacaag GTCTACTTTGGTCAGAAAACAGTGTGGAATTGGAAGGATTCTTCTGCTAAAGGGGGTGGAAACATGCTTAAAATGGGAGATTCTGtttatatcatcaaaaaatatccTTCTCTAGCAGAAGCAGCAGCTTAA
- the LOC131595156 gene encoding molybdenum cofactor sulfurase-like isoform X1 — MGVGSSSTPTLLTELASPEAKVTGIFTYPIKSCRGISLPRAPLTPFGFPWDRQWVVVNSKGRARTQRVEPKLALVEVELPPEVFLEHWKPTTDSVMASEVRNVDPPYVEGQQRIFFSDGYPFLLASQESLDALNKFLEEQIPMNRFRPNILVEGCEPYAEDLWRDIKISRFSYQCVKLCARCKIPQVNQETAIYGTEPTETLMKVRSGHVLRPNQNNKNKVYFGQKTVWNWKDSSAKGGGNMLKMGDSVYIIKKYPSLAEAAA; from the exons ATGGGTGTAGGATCATCTTCAACACCAACTCTTCTAACAGAATTAGCATCACCTGAAGCTAAAGTTACAGGCATTTTCACCTATCCAATTAAGTCATGCCGTGGCATTTCTCTTCCTCGCGCTCCTCTCACTCCTTTTG GATTTCCTTGGGATCGACAATGGGTAGTTGTGAACTCGAAAGGGAGAGCACGCACGCAAAGAGTTGAACCAAAGCTTGCTTTGGTTGAAGTTGAACTTCCACCTGAGGTTTTTCTTGAACACTGGAAACCTACCACTGATTCCGTCATGG CTTCAGAAGTTAGAAATGTAGACCCTCCTTATGTAGAGGGACAGCAACGGATCTTCTTCAGTGATGGTTATCCTTTCTTACTCGCATCTCAG GAATCCTTGGATGCACTAAACAAGTTTCTAGAGGAACAGATACCTATGAATCGTTTCAGACCCAA TATCCTTGTTGAAGGCTGTGAACCATATGCTGAAGACTTGTGGAGAGATATCAAGATAAGCAGGTTTTCGTATCAGTGTGTCAAGCTGTGTGCCCGTTGTAAG ATACCACAAGTCAATCAAGAGACAGCAATATATGGTACTGAACCGACGGAAACTCTCATGAAAGTTAGGTCTGGCCATGTATTGAGACcaaatcaaaataacaaaaacaag GTCTACTTTGGTCAGAAAACAGTGTGGAATTGGAAGGATTCTTCTGCTAAAGGGGGTGGAAACATGCTTAAAATGGGAGATTCTGtttatatcatcaaaaaatatccTTCTCTAGCAGAAGCAGCAGCTTAA